One Edaphobacter flagellatus genomic region harbors:
- a CDS encoding FG-GAP repeat domain-containing protein has protein sequence MRPCFSAVFLLAATTLYAQHEARLNRPGNDPSGKQEAVFLTHRLGNDHAEGVTMLDMNGDGFLDLVSGAYWYENPGANGGDWRRHPWRTVGYHDEFVSDCGEWTIDVNHDGAPDVVTTGWITNGVWWYENPRKPGVMWQKHLIADSYDSEGGAFADINGDGKPDLAIAHYNHSGALWIDFAGAKPRVHHLLPKEADGHGIGIVDIDGDGKADIVTPTGWFRNMDADNDKWEWHHDWELGETGFPIIGYDVNGDGRMDLIFGQGHSYGLYWLEQTGDRAHPKFVRHVIDESFSQSHALLLADIDGDGQPELITGKRYRAHSGGDPGAYDPIVLYYYKIDRTNGTFTRSTISMNGTAGGGVQILAADLDHDGDIDLVTSGKSGVHFMENLKVSHVAKSTREEQQVVERKWPFEGEGEYVEQENGPAATSKK, from the coding sequence ATGCGGCCATGTTTTTCCGCTGTATTCCTGCTTGCTGCCACGACGCTTTACGCCCAGCACGAGGCGCGCCTCAATCGTCCGGGCAACGATCCAAGCGGCAAGCAGGAGGCGGTTTTTCTTACGCACCGGCTGGGCAATGACCATGCTGAAGGCGTCACCATGCTCGACATGAATGGTGATGGATTTCTCGATCTGGTGAGCGGAGCTTACTGGTACGAGAATCCCGGCGCGAACGGCGGCGACTGGCGGCGACATCCGTGGCGTACGGTCGGATATCACGACGAGTTTGTCTCCGACTGTGGAGAGTGGACGATCGATGTGAACCATGACGGCGCTCCAGATGTTGTAACAACTGGTTGGATCACGAACGGTGTCTGGTGGTACGAGAATCCGCGCAAGCCTGGCGTGATGTGGCAGAAGCATCTAATTGCCGACAGCTACGACTCGGAAGGCGGTGCGTTTGCCGATATCAACGGTGACGGAAAACCTGATCTTGCTATCGCGCATTACAACCATTCCGGTGCGCTGTGGATCGATTTTGCCGGAGCGAAGCCGCGTGTTCATCACCTGCTTCCGAAAGAGGCGGACGGACACGGGATCGGCATCGTGGATATTGATGGCGATGGGAAGGCGGACATCGTGACGCCGACAGGATGGTTCCGCAATATGGATGCCGATAATGACAAGTGGGAATGGCATCACGATTGGGAGCTGGGCGAAACTGGCTTTCCGATTATTGGTTACGACGTCAACGGCGATGGACGCATGGACCTGATCTTCGGTCAGGGGCATAGTTACGGGCTCTACTGGTTGGAACAGACGGGCGATCGTGCGCATCCGAAGTTCGTGCGTCATGTGATCGACGAGTCATTCTCGCAGTCGCACGCGCTGTTGCTGGCAGATATCGACGGCGATGGACAGCCGGAGCTGATTACGGGCAAACGGTATCGTGCTCATTCGGGTGGCGATCCGGGAGCTTACGATCCGATCGTTCTTTACTACTACAAGATCGACAGAACGAACGGCACCTTCACGCGTTCGACGATCTCCATGAACGGGACGGCAGGTGGAGGCGTGCAGATTCTGGCTGCAGATCTGGATCATGACGGCGATATCGATCTTGTGACTTCGGGGAAGTCGGGCGTTCACTTTATGGAGAACCTGAAGGTCTCGCATGTGGCGAAGAGCACACGCGAGGAGCAGCAGGTTGTTGAACGCAAGTGGCCTTTTGAGGGCGAAGGCGAATATGTCGAGCAGGAGAATGGGCCTGCGGCGACGTCGAAGAAATAA
- a CDS encoding P1 family peptidase: MKRREFARKLLGVPLAAALPIETAFAAANEPLQLPPGGSITDVPGLKVGHHTLTERPTGCTVVICESGATAGVDVRGSAPGTRETDLLSPTNLVEQVQAILLSGGSAYGLAAATGVVKWLEEHHLGYKIGQGVVPIVPAAILMDLGVGNFKIRPGEEDGYKACVAATPGPVAEGNVGAGAGATIGKMFGPKFSMKSGLGTASAKIGDTGIVVGALVAVNAVGDVVNPQTGRIVAGARSEDGKGYRDSMQAMMHGYRVAIPAAANTTIGVVATNAPFTKTQMTKIAQMSHDGYARAINPVHTMGDGDTIFALSTGTTQVKADVSAIGAIAAVVMSRAIVRAAMMATSLPEFGLPACRDYVNS; encoded by the coding sequence ATGAAGCGTCGTGAGTTTGCCCGCAAACTGCTTGGTGTTCCTCTTGCCGCTGCTCTTCCGATAGAGACGGCTTTCGCTGCTGCGAATGAGCCGCTGCAGCTTCCGCCGGGAGGCTCGATCACGGATGTGCCGGGCTTGAAGGTCGGGCATCATACGTTGACGGAACGTCCGACGGGTTGCACGGTGGTGATCTGCGAGAGTGGAGCGACGGCGGGGGTGGATGTTCGCGGCTCTGCTCCAGGCACGCGCGAGACGGATCTGCTTTCGCCGACGAATCTGGTGGAGCAGGTGCAGGCGATTCTGCTTTCGGGCGGAAGCGCGTATGGTCTTGCCGCGGCAACCGGCGTTGTGAAGTGGCTGGAGGAGCATCACCTCGGTTACAAGATTGGCCAGGGTGTTGTGCCGATCGTTCCTGCCGCAATTCTGATGGATCTGGGTGTCGGCAACTTTAAGATTCGCCCGGGCGAAGAGGATGGGTATAAGGCATGTGTCGCCGCGACGCCGGGGCCGGTTGCTGAGGGGAACGTTGGCGCGGGCGCGGGGGCAACGATCGGGAAGATGTTTGGTCCGAAATTTTCGATGAAGTCGGGACTGGGCACGGCGAGCGCGAAGATAGGCGACACGGGCATTGTTGTGGGTGCGCTGGTGGCGGTGAATGCCGTGGGCGATGTGGTGAATCCGCAGACGGGCAGGATTGTTGCCGGCGCAAGAAGCGAGGACGGCAAAGGGTATCGCGATTCGATGCAGGCGATGATGCATGGTTATCGTGTCGCGATTCCTGCCGCTGCGAATACGACGATTGGCGTGGTGGCGACGAATGCTCCGTTCACGAAGACGCAGATGACGAAGATTGCGCAGATGTCGCATGACGGGTATGCGCGCGCGATCAATCCTGTGCATACGATGGGCGATGGCGACACGATCTTTGCATTGTCTACAGGGACGACGCAGGTGAAGGCCGATGTGTCGGCGATAGGCGCGATTGCGGCAGTTGTGATGTCGCGCGCGATCGTTCGTGCGGCGATGATGGCGACGAGTCTTCCGGAGTTTGGATTGCCTGCGTGCCGCGATTATGTGAATTCCTGA
- a CDS encoding ABC transporter ATP-binding protein — translation MTASGNSAMRNVLGFLFRHWRREKMLVVSIGAWMALATAADLLMPVYSGRLIDAISAAVLAHSASLHAALHAVALMAVLGVVLVMGRHLSIIGIVRLTLRLMSKFASDAFWRVQRFSTDWHANNFSGSIVRRVTRGMWATDLMNDTLLLALWPAMLVLAGSSLLLGWRWPMMGAIVLLGAVLYIALSIALSLNYVAPAARLSNAQDTKIGGAMADAVTCNPVVKAFGAEEREDRRLGRVIDKWRLRTARTWTRGTLSGTVQLLVLLALRIVVILYALLLWWQRRASAGDIAFVLTSYFIIHGYLRDIGQHVANLQRSVNDMEEMVAIESLPMGVMDRRDARPIRVTQGDIRFDRVTFQYGAHATPLFENFSLHIPGGQRVGLVGHSGSGKTTFVKLLHRLYDIHGGQILVDGQNIAEVTQDSLRSQMALVPQEPILFHRSLAENIAYGRPSATREQIEEAARLAHAEEFILRQPKGYATLVGERGVKLSGGERQRIALARAFLADTPVLILDEATSSLDSESEALIQEATERLMVGRTAIVIAHRLSTVRMLDRILVFDHGQVVEEGTHESLVTQQDGTYKRLFDRQALGLLVGTEAQDTPELEDEALFG, via the coding sequence ATGACTGCCTCGGGTAATTCTGCAATGCGTAATGTGCTTGGCTTTCTGTTTCGCCACTGGCGTCGCGAGAAGATGCTGGTGGTGAGTATCGGCGCGTGGATGGCGCTGGCGACGGCTGCGGATCTTCTGATGCCGGTGTACTCGGGCCGGCTGATCGATGCGATTTCGGCTGCGGTGTTGGCACACTCGGCGAGTCTTCATGCTGCGCTGCATGCGGTGGCGTTGATGGCGGTGTTGGGTGTTGTGCTGGTGATGGGACGCCACCTGAGCATCATTGGCATCGTGCGGCTGACGCTGCGGCTGATGTCGAAGTTTGCGAGCGATGCGTTCTGGAGAGTGCAGCGGTTTTCGACGGATTGGCATGCGAATAACTTTTCGGGCTCGATTGTTCGGCGGGTTACGCGCGGCATGTGGGCGACGGACCTGATGAACGACACGCTACTGCTGGCGCTGTGGCCGGCGATGCTGGTGCTGGCTGGTTCGTCGCTGCTGTTGGGATGGCGCTGGCCGATGATGGGAGCGATTGTGTTGTTGGGCGCAGTGCTGTATATCGCGCTGTCGATTGCGCTTTCGCTGAACTATGTGGCTCCGGCGGCGCGGCTGTCGAATGCGCAGGACACGAAGATCGGCGGAGCGATGGCCGATGCGGTGACGTGTAATCCGGTGGTGAAGGCCTTCGGCGCTGAGGAGCGTGAGGATCGCAGGCTGGGCCGCGTGATCGATAAGTGGCGTCTGCGTACAGCAAGAACATGGACGCGAGGCACGCTGAGCGGCACGGTGCAGTTGCTGGTACTGCTGGCGCTGCGCATTGTGGTGATTCTGTATGCGCTGCTGCTGTGGTGGCAGAGGCGGGCTTCGGCGGGCGATATTGCGTTTGTGCTGACGAGCTATTTCATCATTCACGGCTATCTGCGCGATATCGGCCAGCATGTGGCGAATTTGCAGCGCAGCGTTAACGACATGGAGGAGATGGTTGCGATTGAATCGCTTCCGATGGGCGTGATGGACCGCAGGGATGCGCGGCCGATCCGTGTGACGCAGGGCGATATCCGCTTCGACCGGGTGACGTTCCAGTATGGAGCGCATGCGACGCCGTTGTTCGAGAACTTCTCACTGCACATTCCGGGTGGGCAGCGTGTTGGCCTTGTTGGCCATTCGGGGTCGGGCAAGACGACGTTTGTGAAGCTGCTGCATCGTCTGTACGACATCCATGGCGGACAGATTCTCGTTGACGGACAGAATATTGCCGAGGTGACGCAGGATTCGCTGCGCTCGCAGATGGCGCTGGTGCCGCAGGAGCCGATCCTGTTTCACCGCTCGCTGGCGGAGAACATTGCGTATGGCAGACCGTCAGCGACGCGAGAGCAGATTGAGGAAGCGGCGCGTCTGGCGCATGCGGAGGAGTTCATTCTGCGTCAGCCGAAGGGATATGCCACGCTGGTTGGTGAGCGGGGCGTGAAGCTTTCGGGTGGCGAGCGCCAGAGAATTGCGCTGGCGCGGGCGTTTCTTGCGGACACGCCGGTGCTGATTCTGGATGAGGCGACGTCGAGTCTGGACTCGGAGTCGGAGGCGTTGATTCAGGAGGCGACGGAGCGGCTGATGGTAGGCCGCACGGCGATCGTGATTGCGCATCGGCTGTCGACGGTGCGGATGCTCGACCGCATTCTGGTGTTCGATCACGGCCAGGTGGTGGAAGAGGGGACGCATGAGTCGCTGGTAACGCAACAGGACGGAACATACAAACGTCTGTTCGACCGACAGGCTCTGGGTCTGCTGGTGGGAACGGAGGCGCAGGATACTCCGGAACTGGAGGATGAGGCGCTTTTTGGATAA
- a CDS encoding Gfo/Idh/MocA family protein, protein MSNLSRRRFIQASSAAAAFSGTLRVLAAPQNEARILGPNDQINVALIGAGIRGQSDMSTALQVPNTKLVAVADCYDGRLTHSKELWGSDVFTTRDYREVLARKDIDAVVIATPDHWHKQAAVDAMNAGKDVYLEKPMIHVYPDGPVIIDAAKKTNRILQVGSQRVSSILYAKTKELLASGAIGQLNMVSARWDRSSAQGAWNYTVPPDASTETCDWPRFLGSAPKVAWNGERFFQWRKWSDYGSGVAGDLFVHLFSGTHFITGATGPTRAMATGGLRYWKDGRNVPDVLLALFDYPQGFNLSLRVNFVSGGDDSEGFLFTGSDGSIEISSAGVTLTRSPMSKAPGYTVNTFSNAMQKEALADYHRKYPENREDATTTAGVERFVAPKGYNDTYSHFENFFHSVRTRQQPVEDATFGFRAAGAALLANQSMERGKIVEWNPDTMRLG, encoded by the coding sequence ATGAGTAATTTGAGCAGGCGTCGCTTCATTCAGGCGTCATCGGCTGCTGCTGCTTTTTCAGGAACGTTGCGTGTACTGGCAGCTCCGCAAAATGAGGCGCGGATTCTGGGCCCGAACGACCAGATTAATGTAGCGTTGATCGGCGCAGGCATTCGCGGGCAGAGCGATATGTCGACCGCGCTGCAGGTGCCGAACACGAAGCTCGTTGCCGTTGCAGATTGCTACGATGGTCGCCTTACGCATTCGAAGGAGCTTTGGGGTTCGGATGTTTTCACTACGCGCGACTATCGTGAGGTTCTCGCGCGTAAGGATATCGACGCTGTTGTGATTGCGACTCCCGATCACTGGCACAAGCAGGCTGCGGTCGATGCGATGAACGCAGGTAAGGATGTGTATCTCGAAAAGCCGATGATCCACGTCTATCCGGATGGTCCGGTCATTATCGATGCGGCGAAGAAGACGAATCGTATCCTGCAGGTCGGCAGCCAGCGCGTCAGCTCTATTCTGTATGCGAAGACGAAAGAGTTACTTGCTTCGGGTGCGATTGGCCAGTTGAACATGGTTTCAGCGCGTTGGGATCGCAGCAGCGCGCAGGGCGCATGGAATTACACGGTTCCTCCTGATGCGAGCACGGAGACCTGCGATTGGCCGCGGTTCCTTGGGAGCGCGCCAAAGGTTGCGTGGAACGGGGAGCGTTTCTTCCAGTGGCGGAAGTGGTCCGATTACGGCTCTGGTGTTGCGGGTGATTTGTTTGTTCATCTCTTCAGCGGGACGCATTTCATTACGGGAGCGACAGGCCCGACACGCGCGATGGCGACGGGCGGCCTGCGTTACTGGAAGGATGGACGTAATGTTCCCGATGTGTTGTTGGCGCTGTTCGATTATCCGCAGGGTTTCAACCTCAGCCTGCGCGTGAATTTTGTTTCGGGAGGGGATGATTCCGAAGGCTTCCTGTTTACGGGGTCGGACGGATCGATTGAGATATCGAGCGCAGGCGTTACGCTTACGCGTTCTCCGATGTCGAAGGCTCCAGGTTATACGGTCAATACGTTCTCGAATGCGATGCAGAAGGAAGCGTTAGCCGATTATCACAGGAAGTATCCGGAGAACCGGGAAGATGCGACGACCACAGCAGGAGTAGAACGGTTTGTTGCGCCGAAGGGATACAACGATACGTACTCTCACTTCGAGAACTTCTTCCATTCAGTTCGTACGCGTCAGCAGCCGGTTGAGGATGCGACGTTTGGTTTCCGTGCTGCCGGTGCTGCATTGCTTGCCAATCAAAGCATGGAGCGCGGCAAGATCGTCGAGTGGAATCCTGACACGATGAGGCTTGGCTAA
- a CDS encoding sugar phosphate isomerase/epimerase family protein: MVSRRRFLGGAAAVAASFSTRFSFGSPLGLPIGIQLYSVRAQMAEDFEGALAAVREAGYVEVEAAALPKKSAAEIRAALDKAGLRCVSAHHSFADVTTRYDQTVEFNKTLGVSYIICPGPGRRNPPAAGTKPGPITLDDWHYNAEQFNIVGAKMKSAGLTFGYHNHTLEFAPVEGKVPYDELMRLCEPDKVSFELDCGWAKVAGQDPVAIFKKYPHRISMVHVKDFKLAANPSHENREESKVTELGRGSIDYRPIFAAAPKTQQIKHAFVEQEAFDIPWKDSLKVDADYLKSL, encoded by the coding sequence ATGGTCTCTCGCAGAAGATTTCTCGGTGGCGCCGCCGCGGTAGCGGCCTCGTTCTCAACACGGTTTTCGTTCGGGTCGCCTCTCGGTCTTCCCATCGGAATCCAGCTCTACAGTGTGCGTGCCCAGATGGCCGAAGACTTCGAAGGCGCCCTCGCCGCTGTCCGCGAAGCTGGCTACGTTGAGGTCGAAGCCGCTGCTCTGCCCAAGAAGAGTGCCGCCGAGATTCGCGCCGCGCTCGACAAGGCCGGACTCCGCTGCGTCAGCGCCCATCACTCCTTTGCCGACGTAACCACACGCTACGATCAGACCGTCGAGTTCAACAAGACCCTCGGCGTCAGCTACATCATCTGCCCCGGCCCCGGCCGCAGAAACCCTCCTGCCGCCGGAACCAAACCCGGCCCCATCACCCTCGACGACTGGCACTACAACGCCGAGCAGTTCAACATCGTCGGCGCCAAAATGAAATCTGCTGGCCTCACCTTCGGCTATCACAACCACACTCTCGAGTTCGCCCCCGTCGAAGGCAAGGTTCCCTACGACGAGCTCATGCGCCTCTGCGAACCCGACAAAGTCTCCTTCGAGCTCGATTGCGGATGGGCCAAGGTTGCCGGACAGGACCCCGTCGCGATCTTCAAAAAGTATCCGCACCGCATCTCGATGGTGCACGTCAAAGACTTCAAGCTCGCCGCCAACCCCTCGCACGAAAACCGCGAGGAGTCCAAGGTCACCGAGCTCGGCCGTGGTTCCATCGACTACCGCCCCATCTTCGCCGCCGCCCCGAAGACGCAGCAGATCAAGCACGCCTTCGTCGAACAGGAGGCCTTCGATATTCCCTGGAAGGACTCGCTCAAGGTCGACGCCGACTATCTCAAATCGCTCTAA
- a CDS encoding GH92 family glycosyl hydrolase encodes MQTTLIRCVASLALASACAFLHAQSSSEIDPMLGADKGGNVFVGPTLPFGMAKPGPDYGTNESNAGWEPTGDLHGFSQLHVSGTGGGPKYGNILIQPQSGPADPTHASSPRAAEHAEVGYYSVTLANSGIRAEITTARRTPIYRFTFPADKDRTVLLDVGHMLMKIHDSPHRYNEGQVLYATDIRVVSPTEIAGVQQSVMGWNIQTVPMRVFFYLIADTPSITSGTWQDGKAPVAGAKQARYSMPYTLVTMPHPAPFVSTGAYLTFAPDTKPVTVKIGLSFISIEQAKQNALSEIAGFDFDTTRKAVVTTWNDALKTIQIKGGTADERQQFATGLYHSMLMPVDRTGENPLWQSAAPTYDDFYCIWDTFRSSSPLLTLIAPRRQTAILQSLLDIQDHDGFFLDGRAGNYAGRTQGGSNAEMMFTDAYVKHLPGLDWERVYKALRHDATADSPEPMRFGRGDMADYTSLGYLSIENSDQAGGPDRPGSRSMEYYANDYAVALMARGLGHTADEKLFLDRSSNWKKLWRTDAVDHTEDGDITGFIWMRHADGSWKEPFNPHLVGTWYQDNFYEAGTWTYSLYVPQDTRSLIAQIGGKDLFKKRLDLFFAPVFNPDSPHARYRYDVGNEPGFLSPYLYNWIGEQSSSAKTIRAILPASYHTGTGGLPGNDDSGAMGSFLVFNQLGFFPVAAQNVYLIGSPTFPKSTLILANGRTFSVVAENTSPTNIYIAKTTWNGKPYLRSWFTHDELMAGGELHLTMTDKPTHWDTGAPPPSMSDKP; translated from the coding sequence ATGCAAACCACATTGATTCGCTGCGTTGCATCTCTCGCCCTCGCTTCAGCTTGTGCATTCCTCCACGCACAGTCGTCCTCCGAGATCGACCCCATGCTCGGCGCCGATAAAGGAGGCAACGTCTTCGTCGGCCCCACGCTTCCCTTCGGCATGGCCAAGCCTGGCCCCGACTACGGCACCAACGAGAGCAACGCTGGCTGGGAGCCCACCGGCGACCTCCACGGCTTCTCCCAGCTCCACGTCTCCGGAACCGGCGGCGGCCCCAAGTACGGCAACATCCTCATACAGCCGCAATCAGGCCCCGCCGACCCCACACACGCATCCTCTCCACGCGCAGCCGAGCACGCCGAAGTCGGCTACTACTCCGTCACGCTCGCCAACTCCGGCATCCGCGCCGAAATCACCACCGCGCGCCGCACGCCCATCTATCGCTTCACCTTCCCCGCAGACAAAGACCGCACCGTCCTCCTCGATGTCGGCCACATGCTCATGAAGATTCACGACTCGCCCCACCGCTACAACGAGGGACAGGTCCTCTACGCCACCGACATCCGCGTCGTCTCCCCCACCGAAATTGCAGGCGTGCAACAGTCCGTCATGGGCTGGAACATCCAGACCGTCCCCATGCGCGTCTTCTTCTACCTCATCGCCGACACACCCTCCATCACCAGCGGCACATGGCAAGACGGCAAAGCTCCCGTCGCCGGAGCAAAGCAGGCGCGCTACAGCATGCCCTACACGCTCGTCACCATGCCGCACCCCGCTCCCTTTGTCTCGACGGGTGCCTATCTCACCTTCGCCCCCGACACAAAACCCGTCACCGTCAAAATCGGCCTCTCCTTCATCTCCATCGAGCAGGCAAAACAAAACGCCCTCAGCGAAATCGCAGGCTTCGACTTCGACACCACGCGCAAGGCCGTCGTCACCACATGGAACGATGCCCTCAAAACCATCCAGATTAAAGGCGGCACCGCCGACGAGCGCCAGCAATTCGCCACCGGCCTCTATCACTCCATGCTGATGCCCGTCGATCGCACCGGCGAAAACCCGCTCTGGCAAAGCGCCGCGCCCACCTACGACGACTTCTACTGCATCTGGGACACCTTCCGCTCCTCCTCGCCGCTGCTCACCCTCATCGCACCTCGCCGACAGACCGCCATCCTGCAATCCCTCCTCGACATCCAGGACCACGACGGCTTCTTCCTCGACGGCCGCGCCGGCAACTACGCCGGACGCACGCAAGGCGGCTCCAACGCCGAGATGATGTTCACCGACGCCTACGTCAAACATCTCCCCGGCCTCGACTGGGAGCGCGTCTACAAAGCCCTCCGCCACGACGCCACCGCCGACTCTCCCGAGCCCATGCGCTTCGGCCGCGGCGACATGGCCGACTACACCTCCCTCGGCTACCTCTCCATCGAAAACAGCGATCAGGCCGGCGGCCCCGACCGCCCCGGCTCGCGCTCCATGGAGTACTACGCCAACGACTACGCCGTCGCCCTCATGGCGCGCGGCCTCGGCCACACCGCCGATGAAAAGCTCTTCCTCGACCGCTCCTCCAACTGGAAGAAGCTCTGGCGCACCGACGCCGTCGACCATACCGAAGACGGCGACATCACCGGCTTCATCTGGATGCGTCACGCCGACGGCTCCTGGAAGGAGCCCTTCAACCCGCACCTCGTCGGCACCTGGTATCAGGACAACTTCTACGAAGCCGGCACCTGGACCTACTCCCTCTACGTCCCGCAGGACACGCGTAGCCTCATCGCACAGATCGGCGGCAAGGACCTCTTCAAAAAACGCCTCGATCTCTTCTTCGCGCCTGTCTTCAACCCCGATAGCCCCCACGCACGCTACCGCTACGACGTCGGCAACGAGCCCGGCTTCCTCTCTCCCTACCTCTATAACTGGATCGGCGAACAATCGAGCTCCGCCAAAACCATCCGCGCCATCCTTCCCGCCAGCTATCACACCGGCACCGGCGGCCTCCCCGGCAACGACGACTCCGGCGCCATGGGCTCCTTCCTCGTCTTCAACCAGCTCGGCTTCTTCCCCGTCGCCGCGCAAAACGTCTACCTCATCGGCTCACCTACGTTCCCCAAATCCACCCTCATCCTAGCCAACGGCCGAACCTTCTCCGTCGTCGCCGAAAACACCTCCCCCACCAACATCTACATCGCCAAAACCACCTGGAACGGCAAACCCTACCTCCGCTCCTGGTTCACCCACGACGAGCTCATGGCAGGCGGCGAGCTACACCTCACCATGACCGACAAGCCCACTCACTGGGACACCGGAGCCCCTCCACCCTCCATGTCCGACAAACCATAA
- a CDS encoding sodium:solute symporter family protein, which produces MNVYLIALLVYSIFLMGLGIAMSRRVKNSADFLVAGRSLGPGRLFATFLAANIGAGSTVGATGLGYRLGMSAWWWVGSACIGTFLLSQFLGPKLWTIAKANHLATLQDFLELRYGKPVKAVISVLFWFGSLAILAGQLIAIAWILNTIAGIPKWEGCVIGGAVAIVYCTAGGLMSSSFVNMFELAVTMSGLLLAVPFALRAVGGWQHMHELVLTHTGSAAKTAALFSMTGAGAKQILAWVAILVPSFMVSPGLVQKVYGARDRAAVRRGVSLNSLGQAIFAFVPAVLGLCAFAAMPHLANAELALPTVMKTLLPKWLGVWTLASIFSAELSATDAILFMLSTSLAVDLYKTFLNPEVSQQKLLSVSRFASVGAGIAGIFFAAVLPSIISAVSIFYGLIAVALFVPVIAGLYSRRVLSVAALSSIFAALAVTLVAMRFTDGKGLGLFSPQAIGIATAAFVMIGFRILAPARIVTSIEKTVL; this is translated from the coding sequence ATGAACGTATACCTCATCGCGCTGCTGGTGTACTCCATCTTTCTGATGGGGCTCGGCATTGCGATGAGCAGGCGCGTGAAGAACTCGGCTGACTTTTTAGTCGCTGGGCGCAGCCTCGGTCCCGGGCGATTATTTGCAACGTTTCTGGCCGCCAATATTGGTGCGGGTTCTACCGTGGGTGCGACGGGATTGGGTTACAGGCTGGGCATGTCGGCGTGGTGGTGGGTTGGCTCGGCATGCATCGGCACGTTTCTGTTGTCGCAGTTTTTAGGGCCGAAGCTGTGGACGATTGCGAAGGCCAATCATCTTGCGACATTGCAGGACTTTCTCGAGCTTCGTTATGGCAAACCGGTCAAGGCCGTGATCTCGGTACTGTTCTGGTTTGGCTCGCTGGCGATACTGGCGGGGCAGCTGATTGCAATTGCATGGATACTGAACACGATTGCAGGCATTCCGAAGTGGGAAGGTTGCGTGATTGGCGGTGCGGTGGCCATTGTTTACTGCACGGCCGGCGGATTGATGTCGTCGTCGTTCGTCAATATGTTTGAGCTTGCGGTGACGATGTCTGGCCTGTTACTGGCTGTGCCGTTTGCGCTGCGGGCGGTGGGCGGCTGGCAGCACATGCACGAACTTGTGTTGACGCATACAGGAAGCGCGGCGAAGACGGCGGCCTTGTTCAGCATGACAGGCGCTGGCGCAAAGCAGATTCTGGCATGGGTTGCGATTCTGGTGCCGTCGTTCATGGTTTCTCCGGGGCTGGTGCAGAAGGTTTACGGGGCGCGCGATCGCGCGGCGGTACGTCGCGGCGTCAGCCTGAATTCGCTGGGGCAGGCGATCTTTGCGTTTGTGCCCGCGGTACTGGGGCTGTGTGCCTTTGCGGCGATGCCGCATCTTGCCAATGCGGAGCTTGCGCTGCCAACGGTGATGAAGACGCTGCTGCCGAAGTGGTTGGGGGTGTGGACACTGGCGTCGATCTTTTCGGCGGAGCTGAGTGCGACGGATGCCATTCTGTTTATGTTGTCGACTTCGCTGGCCGTTGATCTGTATAAGACGTTTCTGAATCCTGAGGTCTCGCAGCAGAAGCTTTTGTCGGTGAGTCGTTTTGCTTCGGTCGGAGCGGGGATTGCAGGAATCTTCTTTGCGGCGGTTCTGCCTTCGATTATCTCGGCTGTATCAATCTTTTACGGGCTGATCGCGGTGGCTTTATTTGTGCCGGTGATTGCGGGGCTTTATTCGAGGAGAGTTCTTTCGGTCGCTGCATTGAGCAGCATCTTTGCCGCGCTTGCAGTTACTTTGGTTGCGATGCGGTTTACCGACGGCAAGGGGCTGGGCCTGTTTTCTCCGCAGGCGATTGGGATTGCGACGGCTGCGTTCGTGATGATTGGGTTTCGTATTCTTGCTCCTGCGAGGATTGTCACATCGATTGAAAAAACGGTTTTATAG